The proteins below come from a single Euleptes europaea isolate rEulEur1 chromosome 5, rEulEur1.hap1, whole genome shotgun sequence genomic window:
- the LOC130478195 gene encoding tubulin alpha-8 chain isoform X2, translated as MIHSTLFLVKQELANMYPELSLWTLSPLWLADLCTGLQGFLIFHSFGGGTGSGFASLLMERLSVDYGKKSKLEFAIYPAPQVSTAVVEPYNSILTTHTTLEHSDCAFMVDNEAIYDICRRNLDIERPTYTNLNRLIGQIVSSITASLRFDGALNVDLTEFQTNLVPYPRIHFPLATYAPVISAEKAYHEQLSVAEITNACFEPANQMVKCDPRHGKYMACCMLYRGDVVPKDVNAAIATIKTKRTIQFVDWCPTGFKVGINYQPPTVVPGGDLAKVQRAVCMLSNTTAIAEAWARLDHKFDLMYAKRAFVHWYVGEGMEEGEFSEAREDLAALEKDYEEVGVDSVEAEAEEGEEY; from the exons ATGATTCATTCAACACTTTTTTTAGTGAAACAGGAGCTGGCAAACATGTACCCAGAGCTGTCTTTGTGGACCTTGAGCCCACTGTGGTTG GCTGATCTGTGCACAGGTCTGCAAGGTTTCCTCATTTTTCATAGCTTTGGAGGAGGTACTGGCTCAGGGTTTGCATCTCTGCTTATGGAAAGACTCTCAGTTGACTATGGCAAAAAGTCCAAATTGGAGTTTGCAATTTATCCAGCTCCACAAGTATCTACTGCTGTAGTGGAGCCTTACAATTCCATCTTGACTACACATACAACATTGGAGCATTCTGACTGTGCCTTCATGGTAGATAATGAAGCTATATATGATATCTGTCGACGCAATCTTGATATTGAGCGACCAACTTACACTAACCTAAATCGTCTTATCGGTCAGATTGTTTCATCCATCACAGCATCACTCCGTTTCGATGGTGCTCTGAATGTAGATTTGACAGAATTTCAGACAAATCTTGTCCCGTACCCACGAATCCATTTCCCTCTGGCAACATATGCACCAGTAATCTCAGCTGAAAAGGCATACCATGAGCAGTTGTCAGTGGCCGAAATCACTAATGCCTGTTTTGAACCAGCCAATCAGATGGTAAAATGTGATCCTCGCCATGGAAAATACATGGCTTGTTGTATGTTATATAGAGGTGATGTTGTCCCAAAAGATGTCAATGCAGCCATTGCAACTATCAAGACAAAGCGTACCATTCAGTTTGTGGATTGGTGTCCTACTGGATTCAAg GTAGGTATAAATTACCAACCTCCCACTGTAGTACCAGGTGGGGATTTGGCCAAGGTGCAACGTGCTGTGTGTATGCTGAGTAATACAACTGCCATCGCTGAAGCTTGGGCTCGTCTTGACCataaatttgatttgatgtaTGCTAAGCGAGCCTTTGTTCATTGGTACGTTGGAGAAGGTATGGAGGAAGGAGAATTTTCTGAAGCTCGGGAGGATCTCGCTGCCCTTGAGAAAGATTATGAAGAAGTGGGAGTTGATTCTGTAGAAGCTGAggctgaagaaggagaagaatatTAA
- the LOC130478195 gene encoding tubulin alpha-3 chain isoform X1, producing the protein MPSDKTIGGGDDSFNTFFSETGAGKHVPRAVFVDLEPTVVDEVRTGTYRQLFHPEQLITGKEDAANNYARGHYTIGKEIVDLVLDRIRKLADLCTGLQGFLIFHSFGGGTGSGFASLLMERLSVDYGKKSKLEFAIYPAPQVSTAVVEPYNSILTTHTTLEHSDCAFMVDNEAIYDICRRNLDIERPTYTNLNRLIGQIVSSITASLRFDGALNVDLTEFQTNLVPYPRIHFPLATYAPVISAEKAYHEQLSVAEITNACFEPANQMVKCDPRHGKYMACCMLYRGDVVPKDVNAAIATIKTKRTIQFVDWCPTGFKVGINYQPPTVVPGGDLAKVQRAVCMLSNTTAIAEAWARLDHKFDLMYAKRAFVHWYVGEGMEEGEFSEAREDLAALEKDYEEVGVDSVEAEAEEGEEY; encoded by the exons ATGCCCAGTGATAAAACCATTGGAGGAGGAGATGATTCATTCAACACTTTTTTTAGTGAAACAGGAGCTGGCAAACATGTACCCAGAGCTGTCTTTGTGGACCTTGAGCCCACTGTGGTTG ATGAAGTGCGTACAGGCACTTACAGGCAGTTATTTCATCCTGAGCAACTCATTACTGGGAAAGAAGATGCTGCTAACAATTATGCCAGGGGCCATTATACCATTGGAAAAGAGATTGTTGATCTAGTGCTAGATCGTATACGCAAGTTG GCTGATCTGTGCACAGGTCTGCAAGGTTTCCTCATTTTTCATAGCTTTGGAGGAGGTACTGGCTCAGGGTTTGCATCTCTGCTTATGGAAAGACTCTCAGTTGACTATGGCAAAAAGTCCAAATTGGAGTTTGCAATTTATCCAGCTCCACAAGTATCTACTGCTGTAGTGGAGCCTTACAATTCCATCTTGACTACACATACAACATTGGAGCATTCTGACTGTGCCTTCATGGTAGATAATGAAGCTATATATGATATCTGTCGACGCAATCTTGATATTGAGCGACCAACTTACACTAACCTAAATCGTCTTATCGGTCAGATTGTTTCATCCATCACAGCATCACTCCGTTTCGATGGTGCTCTGAATGTAGATTTGACAGAATTTCAGACAAATCTTGTCCCGTACCCACGAATCCATTTCCCTCTGGCAACATATGCACCAGTAATCTCAGCTGAAAAGGCATACCATGAGCAGTTGTCAGTGGCCGAAATCACTAATGCCTGTTTTGAACCAGCCAATCAGATGGTAAAATGTGATCCTCGCCATGGAAAATACATGGCTTGTTGTATGTTATATAGAGGTGATGTTGTCCCAAAAGATGTCAATGCAGCCATTGCAACTATCAAGACAAAGCGTACCATTCAGTTTGTGGATTGGTGTCCTACTGGATTCAAg GTAGGTATAAATTACCAACCTCCCACTGTAGTACCAGGTGGGGATTTGGCCAAGGTGCAACGTGCTGTGTGTATGCTGAGTAATACAACTGCCATCGCTGAAGCTTGGGCTCGTCTTGACCataaatttgatttgatgtaTGCTAAGCGAGCCTTTGTTCATTGGTACGTTGGAGAAGGTATGGAGGAAGGAGAATTTTCTGAAGCTCGGGAGGATCTCGCTGCCCTTGAGAAAGATTATGAAGAAGTGGGAGTTGATTCTGTAGAAGCTGAggctgaagaaggagaagaatatTAA
- the LOC130478262 gene encoding G-protein coupled receptor 35-like, which produces MNSEENWTARAEACNRTNIDNIQTFVYIPVFIIGVILNALALRVFCYKLSKWTETQVYMANLAFADCFILFSLPIKMIMKTTEVDTWCLVLESAYFINRYMSVFLITITAVDRYITIWYPFKAKQVRSPQKSAVVCGILWILMISIVWLNKRWEKRDNPGCCFKKITRVPSISVLASTIWGFFIPLTILSFCSIQITKKLTKKKKSNPHEEKLMQKSINIISANMAVFVICFLPINIANIIRFIADYSGAISIPVENINSIVDVAGIIANTNCCLDAVCYYFVNKEFQEAAKELTPKYFSIYNQHSEKQDSEII; this is translated from the coding sequence ATGAACTCAGAAGAGAACTGGACTGCACGGGCAGAGGCCTGTAATCGTACAAACATAGACAATATTCAAACGTTTGTTTACATCCCAGTTTTCATCATTGGAGTCATCCTCAATGCGTTGGCTTTGAGAGtattctgctataaactgagcaaATGGACTGAAACCCAAGTATACATGGCCAATTTAGCCTTTGCAGACTGCTTTATTCTCTTTAGTTTGCCAATCAAGATGATTATGAAGACGACAGAAGTGGACACATGGTGCTTAGTCTTGGAATCTGCATATTTTATTAACCGGTACATGAGTGTATTCCTTATTACCATCACAGCAGTTGATCGATACATCACCATATGGTACCCTTTCAAAGCAAAGCAAGTGAGGTCCCCTCAGAAATCAGCTGTTGTCTGTGGGATTCTCTGGATCTTAATGATAAGTATTGTGTGGTTAAATAAACGGTGGGAGAAAAGAGATAATCCTGGATGTTGCTTTAAGAAGATTACCAGAGTTCCATCCATATCTGTTCTTGCATCTACTATTTGGGGATTTTTTATACCCTTAACCATCTTGAGCTTCTGTTCTATCCAAATCACAAAGAAACtcacaaagaagaaaaagtcaAACCCACATGAAGAAAAGCTCATGCAGAAATCAATCAACATCATCTCTGCAAATATGGCTGTGTTTGTGATATGTTTTTTACCTATTAACATTGCAAACATCATTCGGTTCATAGCTGATTACAGTGGTGCCATCAGCATTCCGGTAGAAAATATCAACAGCATTGTAGATGTTGCTGGGATTATTGCCAATACTAACTGCTGCTTGGATGCCGTTTGCTATTACTTTGTAAACAAGGAGTTTCAAGAGGCTGCCAAGGAACTAACACCCAAATATTTCTCCATTTATAATCAACATTCTGAAAAACAAGACTCTGAAATTATATAG